A region from the Phycisphaerales bacterium genome encodes:
- a CDS encoding tetratricopeptide repeat protein, with translation MRNKWAVESSAALLGMEASNMGKSEGSSGSAGSGRRSMSAIVVAGLAIAAGVVLTLVLREALKPGDANAAGANGSASGNVADQALNAADTYIKQGEPGKAEVILRKALETYPEDQRMYVMLAEVLIGQHRLQDAYDQLEKAIACPPPATHEASIEFTAGNVASMMGNAERATMHYAAAQSQDKTDARYPLYLAQTLIKQNKIDDAKTNLLIVLNLDPDNAIAWGTLAELEYRGGQFGLASQHVARARTLDPQSLVWRILEARIGVRQNKAEEALSLLTALSEAQQREPGVLDLMGQCYGLLRRPVEAAGLYSKHSLADPTNAPLALEAAVWLEKAGKIKGNDGAIAFAKRAMMLGDDHAKAIVERLEKLP, from the coding sequence GTGCGGAACAAATGGGCGGTCGAATCGTCCGCCGCACTCTTGGGCATGGAAGCGAGCAACATGGGCAAGTCTGAAGGCAGTTCGGGATCGGCGGGGTCGGGTCGGCGATCGATGTCGGCGATCGTGGTCGCGGGTCTGGCGATCGCGGCGGGGGTGGTGCTGACGCTGGTGTTGCGCGAGGCGCTCAAGCCCGGGGACGCGAACGCCGCGGGGGCGAACGGTTCGGCGAGCGGGAATGTGGCGGATCAGGCGCTGAATGCCGCGGACACGTACATCAAGCAGGGCGAGCCGGGGAAGGCCGAGGTGATTCTGCGGAAGGCTCTGGAGACGTATCCCGAGGATCAACGGATGTACGTGATGCTGGCGGAGGTTCTGATCGGGCAGCATCGGCTCCAGGACGCGTACGACCAGTTGGAGAAAGCGATCGCGTGCCCGCCGCCGGCGACGCATGAGGCGTCGATCGAGTTCACGGCGGGGAACGTCGCGAGCATGATGGGCAACGCCGAGCGAGCGACGATGCATTATGCGGCGGCGCAGTCGCAGGACAAGACCGATGCGCGGTATCCGCTGTATCTCGCGCAGACGCTCATCAAGCAGAACAAGATCGACGACGCGAAGACCAACCTGCTCATCGTGCTGAATCTTGATCCGGACAACGCGATCGCATGGGGAACGCTCGCGGAACTGGAGTATCGGGGCGGGCAGTTCGGGCTGGCGAGCCAGCACGTGGCGCGGGCGCGGACGCTGGACCCGCAGAGCCTGGTGTGGCGGATCCTCGAGGCGCGGATCGGAGTGCGTCAGAACAAGGCCGAGGAGGCGTTGTCGCTGCTGACGGCGCTCTCGGAGGCGCAGCAGCGCGAGCCCGGGGTCCTGGACCTGATGGGGCAGTGCTATGGGCTATTGCGCCGGCCTGTGGAGGCGGCGGGGTTGTACTCGAAGCACTCGCTGGCCGACCCGACGAACGCGCCCCTGGCGCTCGAGGCGGCGGTGTGGCTGGAGAAGGCCGGGAAGATCAAGGGCAACGACGGGGCGATCGCGTTTGCCAAGCGGGCGATGATGCTGGGGGACGATCACGCGAAGGCGATCGTGGAGCGGTTGGAGAAACTGCCGTAG
- a CDS encoding class I tRNA ligase family protein has product MSNESTPTTELPKQYRPIDHEDRIWSKWESANAFHADPARVLRGEARPYAIVIPPPNVTAALHLGHALNNSLQDILVRAKRMQGFETLWMPGTDHAGIATQAVVEKRLRKEGALKGPLRDAFTRDQFVEKIQAFKDEYEAIITSQLKKMGCSCDWARQRFTMDDQCARAVREAFFRLFRDGLIYRGKRLVNWDPALQTAVADDECYDEEIDGAFYYLRYPLVHLGNFERTIEEGNRRADAQPMTWGELARRGYEGASAHPPESQAWITVATTRPETYLGDTAVAVNPHDPRAGALKGLHVELPLVGRLIPIVEDSYVVLPERFARTDEEKNDPKARMATGFLKVTPAHDPNDYEIGQRHKQAIEALGNPILINVMAPDATISDKHGWEDTGDARLFLGLSREQARKKTIEEFKARTVGYEPLFEGSKPHRHSVKHSDRSKAIVEPYLSDQWYVKVTDPRMAKAANDALQEHSQGGPALGGTALQSGVRAIGGTALQSGVRTQTTPHPSPSISTLLHHLNSLNFAHLRSAGFTSMDPYPPGKPSPDFMNHIRNLPHIEMRGATYFVTWRVASDDFKLTPKDQSVILESLFHDSQRATVFAATVMPDHVHCIVKPTEALGDWVGSIKKYTARRINADHNRTGHLWQDERFDHIVRDEAWFRSFLEYMLLNPVEEGLCARGDVYPGLRVGDEVLGAMGVQDTALESGATRSGATRDNTLTFHPDRYAKTYEQWHDNIRDWCISRQLWWGHRIPVWSKTCQAGTVDESFLELDQLLPDTLEDVLEDKGAECSVQFIDPASGQRIRPSVLEFNHGFTHPVHVYVALLADVLSTNKKLDIAAALERNGWNRDPDVLDTWFSSALWPMSTMGWPDATDLLRAFNPTSTLCTAREIITLWVSRMVMFNRYLMPEGWPNATDNTNTEIATGGHGLGPVPFFDVFIHAVIQDGDGRKMSKSLGNGVDPLDIIATHGADAMRFTLCQMTTQTQDVRMPVARDPATGKNTSPKFDLGRNFATKLWNATRFALTFLSTTDTSTAALTPASLSLTDRWMLSRLARATAEIDRALDAYEFSTYAQSCYALLWNDLCDWYLEAIKPTIADSPSQRAVLAHALETIVRLLHPIMPFVTETIWEKLKDVTTAPIEGVMLGPSRTGLLVTAGWPILDMSLIDDAAEARFARVQSLITLVREVRAQHKVPPKQPLTLHAPTAAALHDLTDEEQRLVMNLTNMERISSDPAPAGVPSFNFEGAAWCLTGIATAADDPALAAAEAERHAKRLADLTKTIATLEGRLANPGYAQKAPPHMVQQTKDQLAAALAERASLGG; this is encoded by the coding sequence ATGTCCAACGAATCCACTCCAACCACCGAACTCCCCAAGCAGTACCGCCCCATCGACCACGAGGACCGCATCTGGTCAAAGTGGGAGTCAGCCAACGCCTTCCACGCCGACCCCGCGCGCGTCCTTCGCGGCGAGGCCAGGCCCTACGCCATCGTCATCCCGCCGCCCAACGTCACCGCCGCCCTCCACCTCGGGCACGCCCTCAACAACTCCCTCCAGGACATCCTCGTCCGCGCCAAGCGCATGCAGGGCTTCGAGACCCTCTGGATGCCCGGCACCGACCACGCCGGCATCGCCACCCAGGCCGTCGTCGAGAAGCGCCTCCGCAAAGAGGGCGCCCTCAAAGGCCCCCTTCGCGACGCCTTCACGCGCGACCAGTTCGTCGAAAAGATCCAGGCCTTCAAGGACGAGTACGAGGCCATCATCACCTCGCAACTCAAGAAGATGGGCTGCTCCTGCGACTGGGCCCGCCAGCGCTTCACCATGGACGACCAGTGCGCCCGCGCCGTGCGCGAGGCCTTCTTCCGCCTCTTCCGTGACGGCCTCATCTACCGCGGCAAGCGCCTCGTCAACTGGGACCCCGCCCTCCAGACCGCCGTCGCCGACGACGAGTGCTACGACGAGGAGATCGACGGCGCGTTCTACTACCTCCGCTACCCGCTCGTGCATCTGGGCAACTTCGAACGCACCATCGAGGAGGGAAACCGCCGCGCCGACGCCCAGCCCATGACCTGGGGCGAACTCGCCCGCCGCGGCTACGAGGGCGCGAGCGCTCATCCTCCAGAGTCCCAGGCCTGGATCACCGTCGCCACGACTCGCCCCGAGACCTACCTCGGCGACACCGCCGTCGCCGTGAATCCGCACGACCCGCGTGCCGGCGCGCTCAAGGGGTTGCACGTCGAACTCCCCCTCGTGGGCCGCCTGATCCCGATCGTCGAGGATTCCTACGTCGTCCTCCCCGAGCGCTTCGCGCGCACCGACGAGGAGAAGAACGATCCCAAGGCCAGGATGGCCACCGGCTTCCTCAAGGTCACGCCCGCGCACGACCCCAACGACTACGAGATCGGCCAGCGCCACAAGCAGGCGATCGAGGCGCTCGGCAACCCCATCCTCATCAACGTCATGGCCCCCGACGCCACCATCAGCGACAAGCATGGATGGGAAGACACCGGCGACGCCAGACTCTTCCTCGGCCTCTCGCGCGAGCAGGCCCGCAAGAAGACCATCGAAGAGTTCAAGGCCAGAACCGTCGGCTACGAACCCCTCTTCGAAGGCAGCAAGCCCCACCGCCACAGCGTCAAGCACAGCGACCGCAGCAAGGCCATCGTCGAGCCATACCTCAGCGACCAGTGGTACGTGAAGGTCACCGACCCCCGAATGGCCAAGGCGGCCAACGACGCGCTGCAAGAGCACTCACAAGGTGGCCCTGCCTTAGGTGGCACCGCTCTCCAGAGCGGTGTCCGGGCCATAGGTGGCACCGCTCTCCAGAGCGGTGTCCGAACTCAAACCACACCCCACCCCTCTCCCTCCATCTCCACCCTCCTCCACCACCTCAACTCCCTCAACTTCGCCCACCTCCGCAGCGCCGGCTTCACCTCGATGGATCCCTACCCCCCGGGCAAGCCCTCGCCCGACTTCATGAATCACATCCGAAACCTCCCGCACATCGAGATGCGCGGAGCAACCTACTTCGTGACGTGGCGGGTCGCCTCGGACGACTTCAAACTCACGCCCAAGGACCAGAGCGTCATCCTCGAATCGCTCTTCCACGATTCCCAGCGGGCAACCGTCTTCGCCGCGACCGTGATGCCCGACCATGTCCACTGCATCGTCAAACCCACCGAAGCACTCGGCGATTGGGTCGGATCCATCAAGAAGTACACGGCCCGGCGGATCAACGCCGACCACAACCGCACCGGCCACCTCTGGCAGGACGAGCGATTCGACCACATCGTCCGAGACGAGGCCTGGTTCCGGAGTTTCCTGGAATACATGCTCCTGAACCCCGTCGAAGAGGGGTTGTGCGCGCGGGGCGATGTCTATCCGGGGTTGAGGGTTGGAGATGAGGTACTGGGGGCGATGGGTGTTCAGGACACCGCTCTGGAGAGCGGTGCCACCAGGAGCGGTGCCACCAGAGACAACACCCTCACCTTCCACCCCGACCGCTACGCCAAAACCTACGAGCAGTGGCACGACAACATCCGAGACTGGTGCATCAGCCGCCAACTCTGGTGGGGGCATCGGATCCCGGTGTGGAGCAAGACCTGTCAAGCAGGAACTGTTGATGAATCATTTCTCGAACTCGATCAGCTTCTGCCAGACACCCTCGAAGATGTGCTCGAGGACAAAGGGGCCGAATGTTCCGTTCAGTTCATTGATCCCGCAAGCGGTCAACGCATCCGACCAAGTGTTTTAGAATTCAATCATGGCTTTACGCACCCAGTGCATGTCTATGTCGCTCTGCTCGCAGATGTATTATCAACAAACAAGAAACTTGATATTGCGGCCGCACTAGAACGAAATGGCTGGAACAGAGACCCCGACGTCCTCGACACCTGGTTCTCCTCCGCCCTCTGGCCCATGTCCACCATGGGCTGGCCCGACGCCACCGATCTCTTGAGAGCCTTCAACCCCACCTCCACCCTCTGCACCGCCCGCGAGATCATCACTCTTTGGGTCAGCCGCATGGTGATGTTCAACCGCTACCTCATGCCCGAGGGCTGGCCGAACGCCACCGACAACACCAACACCGAGATCGCCACCGGCGGCCACGGCCTCGGCCCCGTCCCCTTCTTCGACGTCTTCATCCACGCCGTCATCCAGGACGGCGACGGCCGCAAGATGTCCAAGTCCCTGGGCAACGGCGTCGATCCCCTCGACATCATCGCCACCCACGGCGCCGACGCCATGCGCTTCACCCTCTGCCAGATGACCACCCAGACCCAGGACGTCCGCATGCCCGTCGCCAGGGACCCGGCCACGGGCAAGAACACCAGCCCCAAGTTCGACCTCGGGCGAAACTTCGCCACCAAACTCTGGAACGCGACCCGCTTCGCCCTCACCTTCCTCTCCACCACCGACACGAGCACCGCCGCGCTCACGCCCGCCTCTCTCTCCCTCACCGACCGCTGGATGCTCTCGCGCCTCGCCCGCGCGACCGCCGAGATCGACCGCGCGCTCGACGCCTACGAGTTCAGCACCTACGCCCAGTCCTGCTACGCCCTCCTCTGGAACGACCTCTGCGACTGGTACCTCGAAGCGATCAAGCCCACGATCGCCGACAGCCCATCGCAAAGGGCCGTCCTCGCCCACGCCCTCGAGACCATCGTGCGCCTCCTCCACCCCATCATGCCCTTCGTCACCGAGACGATCTGGGAGAAACTCAAGGACGTCACCACCGCGCCGATCGAGGGCGTCATGCTCGGTCCTTCCCGCACGGGCCTCCTCGTTACCGCCGGCTGGCCGATCCTCGATATGTCCCTCATCGACGACGCCGCCGAGGCACGGTTCGCGCGCGTGCAGTCGCTCATCACCCTCGTCCGCGAGGTCCGCGCCCAGCACAAGGTCCCGCCGAAGCAGCCGCTCACGCTCCACGCTCCAACCGCCGCCGCGCTCCACGACCTCACCGACGAGGAGCAGCGCCTGGTGATGAACCTCACGAACATGGAGCGCATCTCATCCGACCCCGCGCCCGCCGGCGTCCCATCATTCAACTTTGAAGGGGCGGCGTGGTGCCTCACCGGCATCGCCACCGCCGCCGACGATCCCGCCCTCGCCGCCGCCGAGGCCGAGCGCCACGCCAAGCGCCTCGCCGATCTCACCAAGACCATCGCCACCCTCGAGGGCCGCCTCGCCAACCCCGGCTACGCCCAGAAGGCCCCGCCCCACATGGTCCAGCAGACGAAGGACCAACTCGCCGCCGCCCTCGCGGAGCGCGCGTCTCTCGGAGGGTGA
- a CDS encoding ABC transporter permease subunit, whose amino-acid sequence MAAMALVIVLGVALAWGLGPALERALFGGDMRLWLDGQRGTAWPGWWVLLALPMIVAVWYGMHRHEMQRRRSGRAGTTPSTAARELVRFLAVVGAGLVSAFGVAYVLQVLGLDPRESILGTFTQRNTLVVGVIMGFAVVPIIYTISEDSLRSVPSQLRTASLGAGATPWQTAVRVILPAAGSGVFSACMIGLGRAVGETMIVLMATGNTPEMSMNIFSGLRTLAANIAVELPEAPPGSTHYRVLVACGLVLFAMTFIINTSAEVVRQRVRKRLAAL is encoded by the coding sequence ATGGCGGCGATGGCGCTGGTGATCGTGCTCGGGGTGGCGCTGGCGTGGGGGCTTGGGCCGGCGTTGGAGCGAGCGCTCTTCGGTGGGGACATGCGGTTGTGGCTGGACGGGCAGCGCGGGACGGCGTGGCCTGGGTGGTGGGTGCTGCTCGCGCTGCCGATGATCGTCGCGGTGTGGTATGGGATGCATCGCCATGAGATGCAACGGCGTCGATCAGGGCGAGCCGGAACGACGCCCTCAACGGCCGCGCGTGAACTTGTTCGATTCCTCGCGGTCGTGGGGGCGGGACTCGTGAGTGCCTTTGGCGTGGCGTATGTGCTGCAGGTGCTCGGTCTGGATCCTCGTGAGTCGATCCTGGGGACGTTCACACAGCGCAACACGCTGGTGGTCGGCGTGATCATGGGATTCGCGGTGGTGCCGATCATCTACACCATCAGCGAGGATTCGCTTCGGAGCGTGCCGTCGCAACTCCGGACAGCGTCACTGGGCGCGGGGGCGACGCCGTGGCAGACGGCGGTTCGCGTGATCCTTCCCGCGGCGGGGTCGGGCGTCTTTTCGGCGTGCATGATCGGGCTTGGGCGCGCGGTGGGGGAGACGATGATCGTGCTGATGGCGACGGGGAACACGCCCGAGATGTCCATGAACATCTTCTCGGGGCTTCGGACGCTGGCGGCGAACATTGCGGTGGAGTTGCCCGAGGCGCCGCCGGGGAGCACGCACTATCGAGTGCTCGTGGCGTGCGGGCTGGTGCTCTTCGCGATGACGTTCATCATCAACACGTCGGCGGAGGTGGTGCGCCAGCGGGTTCGCAAGCGATTGGCGGCGTTGTAG